The genomic window ctaatatttgcacacaattaaaatggggaatttgtttattatcatcatgtactgaacgacagtgaaaatcttccctgacgtaccatccacacagatcgatacataaCAACGGTACATCGGTCTGATATACgataaaacaataactgtaacaaagcattatggctgcagagaaagtgcagtgcagatagacacatggtgcagggtcacgtcgagttacattgtgaggtcgagtccacttaatcattcatttggcttataactgcagacaggaagccatccttcagcctggtgttacgcactttaaggcttttgtatctcctccccgatgggggagcgggtttgcagcgagaatgtccaggttgtgaggatctttgagtacatggcctggttCTCCGAGGGAGtggaagtgtagggagagtccatggagtggaggcttgtttctctgatgttctctgctctccaaagttctctgcagttccttacagtcatgggcagagcagtagccatacgaaggcgtgaagtatcgacaagaagctcagagacctcggccttcaccctgccttgtgtagctggatcctggacttcctgtcagatcgccggcaggtggtaagagtgggctccatctcctgtctctctgaccctcagcactcaTACCCCACAGTgttgtctctttggccctctcctttactctctgtgcacccatgacttgtgttgccacccacagctccaacctgctaatgaaattggctgacagcactacattgattggcctaacctcaaataataactttcaatcgatcaaatgcctcccgACAAGGTTCGgtccaaacatacttttcacgcttcttcaggagattagtcagagaaagagcgatagcagcaaagttcttacagaacttacgataatatccatccattcccagaaaccttctaagagccttcttagcagtcagaataggaacttgagaaattgcctggacttttgccccaacaggagccaacttgctttgaccaacaacatagccaagacaggtcacagtggcatggccaaattcactcttagccaagttaactgtaaggttgtcctgggaaagcctgtcaaacggcttctctactgcagagatatgcttttcccaagtgccactccctgtggctaagtcatcaatataggcatctgtatgttctaaccctcgaattagagaatcaatcattctctggaatgatcctggaccatttttccttccaaaagagaAAATATTGCATTCAcacaacccagaaggtgtcacaaatgcagaaatttctctacatctgtCCGTCAAtgaaacacaccaataccctttcaacagatcaatctttgtaagaaatttagcttttccaaccttattgatgcaatcatcctcCCTAGGGATAGGACAGGATTCTGTTTTTGTTAATGAATTTACCTTCCCATAATCAGTGCAATATctaacaccaccatcaggttaaggcacaataatgcagggtgagctccaatctgatgctgaaggactcaTAGTACCAttttcagcatatattcaattccttgctcagccaatttacatttTTCAACGTTCATacaatatggatgttgtttaatcggtttggcttgaccaatatctacatcatgtactgcgaccgtggtttgcttgggaacatcgggaaataaatctttaaacatcaggattacttccttcagctgttgttgttgctttggctgcagatgagccgacTTGTtaacaatgttttctggaacaaccgagttgATTAGCCTAACTgcgaccatgtttggcttgtgaaaattctcagacgagtcaattgcttcattctcagggttaccagattcatttgttttgacaacaacactcacagatggagcctgcttgtcaaaataaggctttatcatatttatgtgtaccacctgtgttagtttacgttggtcaggtgttttaatagcattattcagatcattaatttgagagactatttcatgcgGTCTATTGAACTTAGCCTGAAGTGGATTCATCAATATTGGagataaggcaagcaccttatcccccacctggtattttctttccaaagccaacttatcaaaccaacacttcattttgttttgagaaatctttaagttttgtctcactggactacagacttgtagtttattcttgaacttctacacaaagtctaacaagttaagatgtatatccccatcaatccactgttcctttaacaaggacaaaggtcccctcactataaattttaaaaagggttcaccgaatgcaggtatagggCAGAGTGATTcagtttacccacaacttgacaagtgtgacagattctgcaaaaggtcacaacatctttcctcaaattaggccagtagaattatttcataactgtttacagttttattcactccaaaatgtcgaccTGATGGCAGACTgcaggccaaagttaaaatttcagccatataactttaggaactacaacttggtgaacaattgcccattcctcacttgctggaatagcaggtggcctccacttcctcattgacgctccatccttgagataataccctactggcactttcttaatctcatcatctgagaaagttgtttcttttaaagcttcaatctcagggtctcggttctgttctgctataaactccttcccaGACAGGGATAAAtttttctcatcagacttacgacctgaatcctgttgaaacaatgaaggcagaaattccctgacatcataacctgaatcccgatgTTGGCTATCATggatatcagaatcatgctgcacagaaccgtctgcaTCGGCAGACTTCTTAGCCATACTTTgagttactgcgcaggaaggataaatgttaaaatccatctgtgggtcgtcagtggttgTCTTAGTTGTCAATagcactgcaggaacaatttTAGGTCATTCCCGAACAGCAAACCAACATCTTCCAATGGTAAAATGGAGTATAATCCGATTTTAACAGGTCCTGAAACCAACCCTGACAGTAAAGTTACCTTGTACAACGGCacaatgcctttaataagatttacctcaccagtgttaaatctcatcaccaaactttagaatgctgtctaatataagtgactgagaatcgcCAGTAActtgaagaattttcactggttcTTGGGTtcacccttcctttactaatacaaacccatttgacataaaatgatcaaaaGCCTTCTTAATTCGGTCAGAACTCTCAGTCcataactgagcctcaacagaatgttcagaaccctgtgggttgatAGGTGCTTCAACAGACTGATCACAGGTATTCGGGACTGacaccttttcctttttcttcttcaggacagaacaattagccatcatatgaccagctttcttacaatagtaacaagcaagaccagaatatttctctttcaactgcttcccttcatccttacacttgtcactagtcccagctatAATTTCGcgtttaccctggtgatccctgctactcttttggaagctcttattctgGGTAAACTTAaacttatgagttaaagcaaactcatctgctaatctagcagactcctgcaaagtggcagcatccttttcatctaaatatgtttttgtgtcatcagggacacactttttgaattcttcaattaaaactaactctttcaagctattaaaatcatcatatatttatcatcatcatatatatcatcatatatgtgcaccagcaatcaaaacacacagacttctcataagcaaattacatatgtccggttcacagatttccacaaatttctaaacttttgcctgtatgattctgggaccaactcataagctttgagcacagcctgtttcactatgtcataatcagctgcttcatcaactgtcaaagcagaataggcttgctaagcctccccctttgtaagagaaccaaccctcttttggccactttaaattctaagcaaccttctcaaaatgctgtaagtatttatcaacctctgtctcatcaaatggaggtaccaatttaatttcctgactggcCTCAAACTCATCACCAGAGTCTAacgctagacccctttgctgcaaCCACTGTATCTTTTACAGCTCGAATAGCCTCTGTccttctgcttcctccctctgtttttctgcctcctctctgattttctgcctcgatagcctcaaactgcctctgcctttccgcagcctccatctttaatttttctcactcatactggagctcaagctcactagatttactttcaggaaacacctccaactcctccactttaaacacactctcagaaacataatgttcagctgttatcctctgcaactgtgccctcctcattgtcaatttcaacataacaagtTTTACCCTTCTAacaagactcaacaactcaatccttctggcatcctctaatgcctcagaggttgctgcttccaaacaataatcagcatccgctgctgattttccacacacaaataaatcaaaagggacttccccaatgaaatcgataattaatgacGACGCCCCCATAGATGTTCATATCCcggatgcaggccccaattttgttatgaattgtAAAGCTTTTGAAACAAATCAGCACCAATAGACTACACCTGAAAcaacactcacacaaaatgctggtggaacacagcaggccaggcagcatctgtaaggagaagcactgtcgacgtttcaagccaagacccttcgtcaggactgcctgagactgcctgacgaagggtctcggcctgaatcattgacagtgcttctccttatagatgctgcctggcctgctgtgttccaccagcattttgtgtgtgtttgaatttccaacatctgcagatttcctcgtggagacTACAGCAGGAATctgtttttgatgttaaaactaCCTTTATTAGAAtgtacttataatatagtaacttaagcaaaataaacaaaagttaacagtgttatgtttaTATATGTGTGTAAGTATAAATCCAAAACTATTGAGCATGGGGGAACCAAGGtctggagtcttgagatggtaaattatgaaagttcagttcagccACGGAATAACTGATgaaagagatatttgtaatccagggtaaatgtaaagggaaggcaattatgtcgaattccacaggttgcatggtggtaaaacaagagaacagtcactgcagattttatctgtcatccttccaaatccacatactaattatcacccaaagtgacttgtcacaaggggtatcgtcttcaaatgaattaccacaccacacacaggcaagggttaacacatcagtggtcttcataggataccccaaatcagatccactcataCGGATCAAACGacgtgacaaccacacatttgtGTACGCTggatcgataattaacccacttTTGTGGGCATAGGgaaattccaaacagtgacccttggcaccTATTTCCCTTGTATAGATCCTTCCATTTTTTCTCCTTCATctcctgactctgagtgtctgtgtcctcagctaaaactaaacaagctgggagtgatgtaaacaagctgcaaatcagactgattcaccttcttaatctctctctcttaaaatgacagtccacagcaaacaaaacctagggattcataacaactgactggagtgccagtagttgggatgactgagtgaatccttgcccacattctcagcaggtaaaTGGCTGCTCGCCAgggtgaactcgctgatgtctctgtagtgtggaagagcgagtgaatctcttcccacattctgagcaggtgaatggcctctctccagtgtgaactcgctgatgttccagtaatctggatgactcagtgaatctcttcccacagacgaagcagatgaacggcttctccccagtgtgaactcgctgatgtctctgtaggctggataaatgagtgaatctgctcccacagtctgagcaggtgaatggcctctctccagtgtgaactcgctgatgactctgtaggtgggatgactgagtgaatctcttcccacattctgagcaggggaacggcatctccccagtgtgaactcgctggtgttccaGAAGGTGGGATGACAGAGTGAACCGTTTCCCACATTCTGTGCAATTGAACGGCTTCTCACCGGTGTGAACACGCTCATGTCTCAGTAGGGTGgaagattgagtgaatcccttcccacattctgagcaggtgaacggcttctccctagtgtgaactcgctgatgactctgtagatgggatgactgagtaaatctcttcccacattctgaacaggtgaacggcttctccccagtgtgaactcgctgatgactctgtagttgggatgactgggtaaatcccttcccacattctgagcaggtgaacggcttctccccagtgtgaactcgctgatgactctgtagttgggatgactgggtaaatcccttcccacattctgagcaggtgaacggcttctccccagtgtgaactcgatgatgactctgtaggctggatggatcagtgaatctcttcccacagactgagcaggtgaatggcttctccccagtgtgaactcgctgatggctCAATAGGTGGGATGActctgtgaatctcttcccacagactgaacagatgaacggcttctccccagtgtgagctcgctggtgtcgctgtagggtggatgaatgagtgaatctcttcccacagactgagcaggtgaacggcttctccccagtgtgaactcgcttatgactctgtagttgggatgactgagtaaatctcttcccacattctgaacaggtgaacggcttctccccagtgtgaactcgatgatgactctgcaggttggaaggatcagtgaatcccttcccacagactgagcaggtgaatggcttctccccagtgtgaactcgctgatgactctgtaggtgggataactgaatgaatccctttccacattctgagcagatgaatggcttctccccagtgtgaactcgctgatgtctctgtaggctggataaatgagtgaatctgctcccacagtctgagcaggtgaatggcctctccccagtgtgaactcgcagatgaCTCTGTACTTGGGATAACTGAGTAaaactcttcccacattctgaacaggtgtacggcttctccccagtgtgaagtcgctgatgactctgtagggtggatgaatcagtaaatcctttcccacattctgagcaggtaaatggcttttccccagtgtgaactcgacgATGTCTCAGTAGGCTGGATAACTCacggaatcctttcccacattctgagcaggtgaacggcttctccccagtgtgaactcgccgatgtctcagtaggctggataactcacggaatcctttcccacattctgagcaggtgaacggcttctccccagtgtgaactcgctgatgtaccagtaggttggataactcactgaatcctttcccacattctgagcaggtgaatggcttctccccagtatgaactcgctgatgtctccgtaggttggatgtctgagtgaatcccttcccacagactgaacaggtgaatggcttctccccagtgtgaactcgctgatgtctccgtaggttggatgcctgagtgaatcccttcccacagactgaacaggtgaacggcttctccccagtgtgaacttgctggtgagccattaggtcaaatgactgagtgaatcctttcccagaaattcaacagatgaccagcctccgcccggtgtggtgtgaactgactggtgtgtccacaggcgggaagaccaactgaatcctttttcacacacagaacaggtgaatggccctgcccagtgtgaacttgctgatgtaccttcagttgagatgaccgaataaatccctccccacagtctgagcaggaaggatggttgatTGAATATCCTTGCTCGacttcttaaatatccagacagagacagcaaaactggcggactgtgtttgagattcccggtgacaaattccttctcatttttatcctgtgaaaagatttacaaaatccatcaatggattTAGGACCACATTTCAGATGAGAattcttgagttgccaaggtttgatctggtatcacactgttacagtgatgttcaacccaagttggacagagaaatcatctcctgactgggcagagtgctggaacctggaatgaccatcaattccctgatactcttcctgtctctataacaatggggcatttctgccgcctccaatctgtgacctggctcattttgactctctccgttggtattattccctgttcctgttgAGCagtatgggtgcctggccccacagtaactgaaacagtctcacgcaaattgtctttgtggatgtgcacctgggattttcttttatgtattattaacttaaactgccacagttttaacaccatataaaaaaaactcgtgctgagatgaatggttggtccgcacagcggttaaaaggggttagagtgaatttttgtaatatttcaggttcttttagaaaattacaacacagaaacaggtcctttgggccatctagtctgtgctgaactatttaaactgccactcccacacccctaccatccaggtacctacacgaacctcttaaatgttgaaatcgagctcgcatgcaccactcgggatggctgctcattccaaacctagatgaccatctgtgtgaagaagattcccctcatgttcccctcaacatttcacctttcacccttgacccctGGCCTCTGGTtgaagtcccacccaatctcagtggagaaagccagcttgcatttacactatctgtgcccctctaccacaatcaaatctcacctcgatcttccacattccaaggaatgaagtcctgacctgttcaatctttccttataaccaagtactccaaacttggcaacatccttgtgaatttcctctgaaatctctgaaactcttttaaatctttcctgtaggtaggtgaccaaaacatcacacaacactccaaattaggcctcttttACAAGTCAACATAATATCCATCTTTTGTCAGTATTTGGTTCATGAAAGCCAATGGGCTAAAATCTTTCTTTCCAtcactatctaactgtgataccactttcagtgaattaaggacttatattcccaggtccctttcttctacaacactcctccgtgcccaaccagtcactgtgaaagacctctgtTGGTAGGTCAgtccaaagtgcaacaactcacacttgtctgcattaaattccattttccatttctcaaaccattttcccagggggtccagattgcactgcaagccatgatagtcttcctcgctgtccactacaccaccagtcataaatctgctaatccagttaaccacactatcatccagattactgatccagatgacaaaccacaacagattcagcactgatccctgtggcaaccactagtcacaggcctccagtcagagaggcaaccatctgctaccacactctggcttctgccaaagacagtgtctcatccaatttactatctcatcttgaatgctgagtgactgaatcttcttgaccaacctcccatatgagactgtgTCAagcgccttgctaaagtccatgtagacgacatccactgccttgtcttcatccactttcctgataacttcctcgagtagctccatgagattggttagacatgacctaccatgcacaaagccgtgctgcctatacttaatcagttcacatctatccaaatacttatatttccGGTTCCTGAACATacgttccagtaactttcccactattcactactagtcaccactccgtgggtttggagatttcccttgaatttcatagaatcatagaaatctatagcacattacagaccctttggcccacagtgctgtgccgactatgtaacttactctagaagctgcctggagtttccctagcgcatagtcctctatgtttctgagctccatgtaactatctaagagaGTGTGAAAagtccctgttgtatccgcctcgacaaccgctgctggcagtgcattcgacacatccaacactctctgtgtaaaaaacctacccctgacatcccctccgcatatatttccaagcaccttaaaactatgccccatcCTGTTAGCCATCTTAATGCTggggaaaaatcctctggctatccacacactcaatgcccctcatcatcttatacacctaaaaaaggctctaaacataaacaaggaaattatacattgctctGAGGATTTGTCAGAAGTAAacacaattatgagggtatagatagggtaaatgcaagcagctttttccactgaggttgggtgggacgaaaaccagaggtcatgggtaagtgggggaggtgaaaatttaatgggaacatttggaaaagttctttactgaaatggtcgtgagagtgcagaatgagatgtcagcactagtggtgaatatgagctcgatttcaccattaagagaagtttgacaggtacctggatggtaggggtacggagggtgatgatc from Hypanus sabinus isolate sHypSab1 unplaced genomic scaffold, sHypSab1.hap1 scaffold_61, whole genome shotgun sequence includes these protein-coding regions:
- the LOC132389610 gene encoding zinc finger protein 850-like isoform X3, producing the protein MAHQQVHTGEKPFTCSVCGKGFTQASNLRRHQRVHTGEKPFTCSVCGKGFTQTSNLRRHQRVHTGEKPFTCSECGKGFSELSNLLVHQRVHTGEKPFTCSECGKGFRELSSLLRHRRVHTGEKPFTCSECGKGFRELSSLLRHRRVHTGEKPFTCSECGKGFTDSSTLQSHQRLHTGEKPYTCSECGKSFTQLSQVQSHLRVHTGERPFTCSDCGSRFTHLSSLQRHQRVHTGEKPFICSECGKGFIQLSHLQSHQRVHTGEKPFTCSVCGKGFTDPSNLQSHHRVHTGEKPFTCSECGKRFTQSSQLQSHKRVHTGEKPFTCSVCGKRFTHSSTLQRHQRAHTGEKPFICSVCGKRFTESSHLLSHQRVHTGEKPFTCSVCGKRFTDPSSLQSHHRVHTGEKPFTCSECGKGFTQSSQLQSHQRVHTGEKPFTCSECGKGFTQSSQLQSHQRVHTGEKPFTCSECGKRFTQSSHLQSHQRVHTREKPFTCSECGKGFTQSSTLLRHERVHTGEKPFNCTECGKRFTLSSHLLEHQRVHTGEMPFPCSECGKRFTQSSHLQSHQRVHTGERPFTCSDCGSRFTHLSSLQRHQRVHTGEKPFICFVCGKRFTESSRLLEHQRVHTGERPFTCSECGKRFTRSSTLQRHQRRVHTGEKPFTCSECGKRFSELSNLQNHQRVHTGEKPFTCSECGKGFTQSSHLQRHQRVHTGEKPFTCSDCGKSFTHLCNLQNHQPVHTGERPFTCSECGKGFTQSSSLLSHQRVHTGERPFTCSECGKGFTQSSHLKVHQRVHTGEKPFICSVCGKGFTDSSTRQKHQRVHTGEKSFTCSECGKGFTDSSCLLVHQRVHTREKPFTCSECGKGFTQSSHLQRHQRVHTGEKPFKCSECGKRFTQSSTLQAHQRIHTGEKPFTCSVCGKQFTLSFQLLKHQRVHTGERPFACSKCGKRFAGSSNLQRHQQVHTGEKPFTCSVCGKGFTQSSQLLAHQSIHNGEWP
- the LOC132389610 gene encoding zinc finger protein 850-like isoform X5: MAHQQVHTGEKPFTCSVCGKGFTQASNLRRHQRVHTGEKPFTCSVCGKGFTQTSNLRRHQRVHTGEKPFTCSECGKGFSELSNLLVHQRVHTGEKPFTCSECGKGFRELSSLLRHRRVHTGEKPFTCSECGKGFRELSSLLRHRRVHTGEKPFTCSECGKGFTDSSTLQSHQRLHTGEKPYTCSECGKSFTQLSQVQSHLRVHTGERPFTCSDCGSRFTHLSSLQRHQRVHTGEKPFICSECGKGFIQLSHLQSHQRVHTGEKPFTCSVCGKGFTDPSNLQSHHRVHTGEKPFTCSECGKRFTQSSQLQSHKRVHTGEKPFTCSVCGKRFTHSSTLQRHQRAHTGEKPFICSVCGKRFTESSHLLSHQRVHTGEKPFTCSVCGKRFTDPSSLQSHHRVHTGEKPFTCSECGKGFTQSSQLQSHQRVHTGEKPFTCSECGKGFTQSSQLQSHQRVHTGEKPFTCSECGKRFTQSSHLQSHQRVHTREKPFTCSECGKGFTQSSTLLRHERVHTGEKPFNCTECGKRFTLSSHLLEHQRVHTGEMPFPCSECGKRFTQSSHLQSHQRVHTGERPFTCSDCGSRFTHLSSLQRHQRVHTGEKPFICFVCGKRFTESSRLLEHQRVHTGERPFTCSEFCGKRFIKSSHLLSHQRVHTGEKPFTCSECGKRFSELSNLQNHQRVHTGEKPFTCSECGKGFTQSSHLQRHQRVHTGEKPFTCSDCGKSFTHLCNLQNHQPVHTGERPFTCSECGKGFTQSSSLLSHQRVHTGERPFTCSECGKGFTQSSHLKVHQRVHTGEKPFICSVCGKGFTDSSTRQKHQRVHTGEKSFTCSECGKGFTDSSCLLVHQRVHTREKPFTCSECGKGFTQSSHLQRHQRVHTGEKPFKCSECGKRFTQSSTLQAHQRIHTGEKPFTCSVCGKQFTLSFQLLKHQRVHTGERPFACSKCGKRFAGSSNLQRHQQVHTGEKPFTCSVCGKGFTQSSQLLAHQSIHNGEWP
- the LOC132389610 gene encoding zinc finger protein 850-like isoform X4, with product MAHQQVHTGEKPFTCSVCGKGFTQASNLRRHQRVHTGEKPFTCSVCGKGFTQTSNLRRHQRVHTGEKPFTCSECGKGFSELSNLLVHQRVHTGEKPFTCSECGKGFRELSSLLRHRRVHTGEKPFTCSECGKGFRELSSLLRHRRVHTGEKPFTCSECGKGFTDSSTLQSHQRLHTGEKPYTCSECGKSFTQLSQVQSHLRVHTGERPFTCSDCGSRFTHLSSLQRHQRVHTGEKPFICSECGKGFIQLSHLQSHQRVHTGEKPFTCSVCGKGFTDPSNLQSHHRVHTGEKPFTCSECGKRFTQSSQLQSHKRVHTGEKPFTCSVCGKRFTHSSTLQRHQRAHTGEKPFICSVCGKRFTESSHLLSHQRVHTGEKPFTCSVCGKRFTDPSSLQSHHRVHTGEKPFTCSECGKGFTQSSQLQSHQRVHTGEKPFTCSECGKGFTQSSQLQSHQRVHTGEKPFTCSECGKRFTQSSHLQSHQRVHTREKPFTCSECGKGFTQSSTLLRHERVHTGEKPFNCTECGKRFTLSSHLLEHQRVHTGEMPFPCSECGKRFTQSSHLQSHQRVHTGERPFTCSDCGSRFTHLSSLQRHQRVHTGEKPERPFTCSVCGKRFIKSSHLLSHQRVHTGEKPFTCSECGKRFSELSNLQNHQRVHTGEKPFTCSECGKGFTQSSHLQRHQRVHTGEKPFTCSDCGKSFTHLCNLQNHQPVHTGERPFTCSECGKGFTQSSSLLSHQRVHTGERPFTCSECGKGFTQSSHLKVHQRVHTGEKPFICSVCGKGFTDSSTRQKHQRVHTGEKSFTCSECGKGFTDSSCLLVHQRVHTREKPFTCSECGKGFTQSSHLQRHQRVHTGEKPFKCSECGKRFTQSSTLQAHQRIHTGEKPFTCSVCGKQFTLSFQLLKHQRVHTGERPFACSKCGKRFAGSSNLQRHQQVHTGEKPFTCSVCGKGFTQSSQLLAHQSIHNGEWP
- the LOC132389610 gene encoding zinc finger protein 850-like isoform X2, producing MAHQQVHTGEKPFTCSVCGKGFTQASNLRRHQRVHTGEKPFTCSVCGKGFTQTSNLRRHQRVHTGEKPFTCSECGKGFSELSNLLVHQRVHTGEKPFTCSECGKGFRELSSLLRHRRVHTGEKPFTCSECGKGFRELSSLLRHRRVHTGEKPFTCSECGKGFTDSSTLQSHQRLHTGEKPYTCSECGKSFTQLSQVQSHLRVHTGERPFTCSDCGSRFTHLSSLQRHQRVHTGEKPFICSECGKGFIQLSHLQSHQRVHTGEKPFTCSVCGKGFTDPSNLQSHHRVHTGEKPFTCSECGKRFTQSSQLQSHKRVHTGEKPFTCSVCGKRFTHSSTLQRHQRAHTGEKPFICSVCGKRFTESSHLLSHQRVHTGEKPFTCSVCGKRFTDPSSLQSHHRVHTGEKPFTCSECGKGFTQSSQLQSHQRVHTGEKPFTCSECGKGFTQSSQLQSHQRVHTGEKPFTCSECGKRFTQSSHLQSHQRVHTREKPFTCSECGKGFTQSSTLLRHERVHTGEKPFNCTECGKRFIKSSHLLSHQRVHTGEKPFTCSECGKRFSELSNLQNHQRVHTGEKPFTCSECGKGFTQSSHLQRHQRVHTGEKPFTCSDCGKSFTHLCNLQNHQPVHTGERPFTCSECGKGFTQSSSLLSHQRVHTGERPFTCSECGKGFTQSSHLKVHQRVHTGEKPFICSVCGKGFTDSSTRQKHQRVHTGEKSFTCSECGKGFTDSSCLLVHQRVHTREKPFTCSECGKGFTQSSHLQRHQRVHTGEKPFKCSECGKRFTQSSTLQAHQRIHTGEKPFTCSVCGKQFTLSFQLLKHQRVHTGERPFACSKCGKRFAGSSNLQRHQQVHTGEKPFTCSVCGKGFTQSSQLLAHQSIHNGEWP